One stretch of Pedobacter riviphilus DNA includes these proteins:
- a CDS encoding methylmalonyl-CoA mutase family protein, whose amino-acid sequence MQQVEIYKPKNKIRFVTAASLFDGHDATINIMRRILQSSGAEVIHLGHNRSVEEVVNCAIQEDVQGIAMTSYQGGHIEYFKYMYDLLQERGSGHIKIFAGGGGVILPSEIEELQAYGISKIYSPDDGRKMGLQGMINDMLVQTDFITKASITNELETIPTKDIKAIAGAITVAENDPEGAQKFVDELKKLSKNNIAPILGITGTGGAGKSSLVDELVRRFLIEVKDKTLAIISVDPSKRKTGGALLGDRIRMNAINNPRVYMRSLATRQANLALSKNVQESIDICKAAGYDLIIVETSGIGQSDTEITEHCDVSLYVMTPEFGAATQLEKIDMLDFADLVAINKFDKRGALDALRDVRKQYKRNHNIFDAKDDEIPVYGTMASQFNDPGMNNLFVALMEQIKVKTGTDFKAKMELTSDQSEKIYIIPPDRIRYLAEIAESSQMYNEWVDKQATIARKMYQLKGVIDLAGDINSPLLEGDQQDGMLKNLNATYHYFEEQLDGECKRLLRQWPDTKKAYKEEFFTYKVREKEIKQPLYYESLSKLNIPKVSLPRYEDWGDILRWLLTENLPGEFPYAAGVFPLKRDGEDPTRMFAGEGGPERTNKRFHYVSLGQPAHRLSTAFDSVTLYGEDPHIRPDIYGKIGNSGVSIATLDDAKKLYSGFDLCAPSTSVSMTINGPAPMLLGFFMNAAIDQQCEKYIIENDLIKEVEDKIEAIYKAKNIPRPTYNGTLPEGNDGLGLMLLGVTGDQVLPADIYTKIRAKAISSVRGTVQADILKEDQAQNTCIFSTEFALRMMGDIQKYFIDEKVRNFYSVSISGYHIAEAGANPISQLAFTLSNGFTFVEYYLSRGMHIDDFAPNLSFFFSNGIDPEYAVIGRVARRIWAKAIKNKYKGNDRSQKLKYHIQTSGRSLHAQEIDFNDIRTTLQALYAIYDNCNSLHTNAYDEAITTPTEESVRRAMAIQLIINRELGLAKNENPLQGAFIIEELTDLVEDAVLAEFKRINDRGGVLGAMETMYQRGKIQEESLYYETLKHTGEYPIVGVNTFLNKNGSPTIVPGEVIRATEDEKQYQISALQKFQSRNADRAATLLKQLQKSAIAGDNIFEQLMEVCKICSLGQISNALYEVGGQYRRNM is encoded by the coding sequence ATGCAACAAGTAGAAATCTATAAGCCTAAAAATAAAATCCGTTTTGTAACTGCTGCTTCTCTTTTCGACGGACACGATGCAACCATTAATATCATGCGTCGTATTCTCCAGTCTTCAGGGGCTGAAGTTATTCATCTTGGCCATAACAGATCGGTTGAAGAAGTGGTAAACTGCGCCATTCAGGAAGATGTTCAGGGCATCGCCATGACCTCCTATCAGGGCGGACATATCGAATATTTTAAATACATGTACGATCTCCTGCAGGAAAGAGGATCAGGTCACATCAAAATATTTGCAGGTGGCGGTGGTGTAATCTTACCTTCAGAAATTGAAGAATTGCAGGCCTACGGGATTTCTAAAATCTATTCTCCTGATGATGGCCGTAAAATGGGTTTGCAGGGCATGATCAACGATATGCTCGTACAAACCGATTTCATTACCAAAGCCAGCATTACTAACGAGCTCGAAACCATACCTACAAAAGATATCAAAGCCATCGCAGGGGCTATTACCGTTGCAGAAAATGACCCCGAAGGTGCCCAAAAATTTGTTGATGAATTAAAAAAACTGTCCAAAAACAACATCGCTCCTATTTTAGGTATTACCGGAACCGGCGGAGCTGGAAAATCATCACTGGTAGATGAACTTGTACGTCGTTTTTTGATAGAAGTGAAAGATAAAACCCTGGCCATTATCTCTGTCGATCCTTCCAAAAGAAAAACGGGCGGAGCTTTATTAGGCGATCGTATCCGGATGAATGCGATTAATAACCCAAGGGTTTACATGCGCTCATTGGCTACCCGCCAGGCCAACCTTGCCCTCTCCAAGAATGTACAGGAAAGTATCGATATCTGTAAAGCAGCAGGTTACGATTTAATTATTGTAGAAACCTCAGGCATTGGTCAATCAGACACCGAAATTACCGAACACTGCGACGTTTCGCTTTATGTAATGACACCCGAATTTGGTGCGGCTACACAATTGGAGAAAATCGACATGTTAGACTTTGCCGATCTGGTAGCCATTAATAAATTTGATAAAAGAGGTGCCTTAGATGCTTTGCGTGATGTACGCAAACAATACAAACGCAACCACAATATTTTCGATGCCAAGGATGATGAAATTCCAGTTTATGGCACTATGGCCTCGCAGTTTAACGATCCGGGCATGAACAACCTATTTGTGGCCTTAATGGAACAAATTAAGGTAAAAACCGGAACTGATTTTAAGGCCAAAATGGAACTAACTTCCGATCAATCAGAGAAGATTTACATCATTCCTCCCGATCGTATCCGATATTTGGCAGAAATTGCCGAATCGAGCCAAATGTATAACGAATGGGTAGATAAACAGGCTACTATCGCCAGGAAAATGTACCAGTTGAAAGGTGTGATTGATTTGGCAGGCGATATTAATTCCCCGCTATTAGAAGGCGATCAGCAAGATGGGATGCTAAAAAATTTAAATGCAACCTATCACTACTTTGAAGAACAATTAGATGGCGAATGCAAACGTTTATTGCGACAGTGGCCAGATACAAAAAAGGCCTATAAAGAAGAATTTTTCACCTATAAAGTCCGCGAAAAAGAGATTAAACAACCTTTATATTACGAATCACTTTCAAAGCTGAATATTCCTAAAGTTTCGTTACCCAGATATGAAGACTGGGGCGATATTTTAAGGTGGCTGTTAACAGAAAATCTTCCAGGCGAATTCCCTTATGCGGCGGGTGTATTTCCTTTAAAAAGAGATGGCGAAGACCCTACCAGGATGTTTGCTGGAGAAGGTGGCCCCGAAAGAACCAATAAACGTTTCCACTATGTTTCTTTGGGGCAGCCGGCACACCGTTTGTCTACAGCTTTCGACTCTGTTACCCTTTATGGTGAGGATCCGCATATCAGACCAGATATTTATGGAAAAATCGGTAACTCAGGCGTAAGTATTGCCACTTTGGATGATGCTAAAAAGCTCTATTCGGGTTTTGATCTTTGTGCGCCATCAACCTCAGTATCCATGACGATTAATGGCCCAGCCCCTATGCTGTTAGGCTTTTTCATGAATGCGGCAATCGATCAACAATGCGAAAAGTATATTATCGAAAACGATTTAATCAAAGAAGTTGAAGATAAAATTGAGGCCATCTATAAAGCGAAAAATATACCAAGGCCAACATACAATGGCACTTTGCCAGAAGGAAACGATGGCCTAGGCTTGATGCTTTTGGGAGTTACCGGTGATCAGGTTTTACCTGCCGATATTTATACTAAGATAAGGGCGAAAGCTATCAGTTCGGTTAGAGGAACGGTACAGGCCGATATTTTAAAAGAAGACCAAGCGCAGAATACCTGTATTTTCTCTACAGAATTCGCTTTAAGAATGATGGGCGATATCCAGAAATACTTTATCGATGAAAAAGTAAGGAATTTCTACTCAGTATCCATTTCTGGCTATCACATTGCCGAAGCAGGCGCTAATCCGATTTCACAGCTTGCCTTTACCCTAAGCAACGGATTTACCTTTGTAGAATATTATTTAAGCAGGGGCATGCATATTGATGATTTTGCACCTAACCTTTCATTCTTCTTCTCTAATGGTATCGATCCTGAATATGCTGTAATTGGCCGCGTAGCACGCAGAATCTGGGCAAAAGCCATTAAAAACAAATACAAAGGGAATGACCGTTCGCAGAAGCTAAAATACCATATACAAACTTCCGGCCGCTCCTTACATGCACAAGAAATCGACTTTAACGATATCCGCACCACTCTACAGGCGCTATATGCTATCTATGACAACTGTAATTCATTACACACCAATGCTTACGATGAAGCCATTACTACGCCTACTGAAGAATCAGTTCGGAGGGCAATGGCCATTCAATTGATCATTAACAGAGAATTGGGTTTAGCAAAAAATGAAAATCCATTGCAGGGCGCTTTTATTATCGAAGAATTAACCGATCTGGTAGAAGACGCTGTGCTTGCCGAATTTAAACGTATTAACGATCGTGGAGGTGTTTTGGGTGCTATGGAAACGATGTATCAGCGTGGAAAAATTCAGGAAGAAAGTCTGTATTACGAAACACTTAAACACACGGGTGAATATCCGATTGTTGGCGTTAATACTTTTTTAAACAAGAATGGTTCCCCTACTATTGTTCCCGGTGAGGTAATCCGTGCTACAGAAGATGAAAAACAATATCAGATTTCTGCATTGCAAAAATTTCAGAGCCGTAATGCAGACCGTGCTGCAACTCTCTTAAAACAACTCCAAAAATCGGCCATAGCAGGCGATAATATTTTTGAACAGCTGATGGAAGTATGCAAAATATGTTCGTTAGGACAAATCAGTAATGCACTTTACGAAGTTGGCGGCCAGTATAGAAGAAACATGTAA
- a CDS encoding acyl-ACP desaturase: MSFFADKRREVMVHIEKYMLEMMDTYLKPIDTNWQPSDFLPDSTSETFYQDIRILRDNAKDLSYDLVAVLIGDTITEEALPTYESWLAMVQGPSMKEDGGWMKWNRHWTAEENRHGDLLNKYLYLSGRVDMRQMEISTQYLIADGFDIGTGHDPYRNFIYTSFQEMATNISHRRVASLAKKDGDTLLSRMCGVIASDEARHAKAYKDFMNRIFEVDPNEAMLAFEDMMRKKIVMPAHFLREVGLKIGQTFGHFTDAAQRLGVYTAIDYVEIMQQLIVDWKIEGMRDLNEAGEKARDYIMALPSRLLRVAERMKNPTIDYKFSWIAG; this comes from the coding sequence ATGAGTTTTTTTGCAGATAAAAGAAGGGAAGTAATGGTGCATATAGAAAAGTATATGCTGGAGATGATGGATACCTATCTTAAACCAATTGATACTAACTGGCAACCGTCTGATTTTCTTCCTGATTCTACTAGCGAAACATTTTATCAAGACATTAGAATATTAAGGGATAATGCAAAGGATCTTTCTTACGATCTTGTAGCAGTATTGATCGGCGATACCATCACTGAAGAAGCTTTGCCTACTTACGAATCGTGGTTAGCGATGGTGCAGGGGCCGAGCATGAAAGAAGATGGTGGATGGATGAAATGGAACAGACACTGGACCGCAGAAGAAAACCGTCACGGTGATTTGTTAAATAAATATTTATATCTATCAGGTCGTGTAGATATGCGCCAGATGGAAATTTCTACGCAATACCTCATTGCCGATGGTTTCGATATCGGCACTGGCCACGATCCTTATCGTAACTTTATTTACACCTCTTTTCAGGAGATGGCTACCAACATCTCGCACAGAAGGGTAGCTTCTTTAGCAAAAAAAGATGGTGATACTTTATTATCGAGAATGTGTGGTGTAATTGCTTCTGATGAAGCGAGACATGCAAAAGCATATAAAGATTTCATGAACCGTATTTTCGAGGTTGATCCTAACGAAGCAATGTTAGCTTTTGAAGATATGATGCGTAAAAAGATTGTAATGCCGGCACATTTCTTACGTGAAGTAGGTTTAAAAATCGGTCAAACATTCGGTCACTTTACAGATGCTGCACAACGTTTAGGTGTTTATACAGCGATTGATTATGTTGAAATTATGCAGCAATTAATAGTTGATTGGAAAATTGAAGGGATGCGTGATTTAAATGAAGCTGGTGAAAAAGCCCGTGATTATATTATGGCCTTGCCTTCGCGTTTGTTACGTGTTGCCGAAAGAATGAAAAATCCTACTATAGATTATAAATTTAGCTGGATTGCTGGATAA
- a CDS encoding MBL fold metallo-hydrolase: MRTILFFFIIGFSVQTWAQKMPASSFIMVLGVAQDGGYPHTGCQKNCCKMAWKDEKLRKNVVSLALVDPKTKKWWLFEATPDIKLQLQDFRKRTNKAYPFLPEGIFITHAHIGHYIGLMEFGREVMSTNGLKVYILPKLKSFLEQNGPWSQLVSLKNISLVELKANNPVDVAENKITAFTVPHRDEFSETAGFKIETPTKKYLFIPDIDKWSKWDKNIIDEVKKVDIAMIDATFYGSTELGNRPIAEVPHPLVIETEELFGKEDHNIKNKIFLIHFNHTNPLLWDSTIQKQVLKNGFNIAKQGDVY, translated from the coding sequence ATGAGAACAATATTATTCTTTTTCATCATTGGTTTTTCGGTCCAAACATGGGCACAAAAGATGCCAGCCTCTTCTTTTATCATGGTACTGGGTGTTGCTCAAGATGGCGGCTACCCACACACGGGCTGTCAGAAAAACTGTTGCAAAATGGCTTGGAAAGATGAAAAGTTAAGGAAAAATGTGGTTTCGCTTGCTTTGGTAGATCCCAAAACAAAGAAATGGTGGCTTTTTGAAGCTACACCGGATATTAAGTTGCAGCTCCAGGATTTTAGAAAAAGAACCAATAAAGCTTATCCTTTTCTACCGGAAGGCATTTTTATTACCCATGCACACATTGGCCATTACATCGGCTTAATGGAGTTTGGTAGAGAAGTAATGTCAACAAATGGTTTAAAAGTTTATATACTTCCTAAATTAAAGTCTTTTCTCGAACAAAATGGCCCGTGGAGCCAATTGGTTTCCTTAAAAAACATAAGCCTTGTAGAGCTTAAAGCAAACAATCCGGTTGATGTAGCAGAAAATAAGATCACCGCATTTACAGTACCTCATCGCGATGAATTTTCGGAGACTGCGGGTTTTAAAATTGAAACACCCACAAAAAAATACCTCTTTATCCCCGACATAGACAAATGGAGCAAATGGGATAAAAATATAATTGATGAAGTGAAAAAGGTAGATATTGCGATGATAGACGCTACTTTTTATGGTAGTACAGAATTAGGAAACCGCCCAATTGCCGAAGTACCACATCCACTGGTCATCGAAACAGAAGAATTATTTGGCAAAGAAGATCATAATATTAAAAATAAAATCTTTTTAATCCATTTCAACCACACCAACCCTCTACTTTGGGATTCAACAATCCAAAAACAGGTTTTAAAAAATGGTTTTAACATCGCCAAACAGGGAGATGTTTATTGA
- a CDS encoding VOC family protein: MSTYTATKLTPMLESHDMQATLTFYTEILNFTCDAKFDDLSWFSLSKDAIEIMFSIPNAHRNIPKPMMSGSLYIKTNEVTALWESLKDQCEICYPLEDFEYGMREFAIYDNNGYLLQFGQDL, encoded by the coding sequence ATGTCAACATACACCGCTACCAAACTTACTCCAATGCTCGAATCGCACGATATGCAGGCAACACTAACCTTTTATACAGAAATATTAAACTTCACCTGCGATGCAAAATTCGATGACCTTAGCTGGTTCAGCCTTAGCAAAGATGCTATAGAAATCATGTTCTCTATTCCCAATGCCCATCGCAATATCCCCAAACCGATGATGAGCGGCTCACTTTATATTAAAACAAACGAAGTGACTGCCCTATGGGAAAGTTTAAAAGATCAATGTGAAATCTGTTACCCGCTCGAAGATTTCGAATATGGCATGAGAGAGTTTGCCATTTACGACAATAATGGTTATTTACTGCAGTTCGGGCAAGATTTATAG